In bacterium, the sequence ACGGGCATTGGCATTAGCTTATACCGATTCGATTAGCGAGGCTTCCTCACTTATTTGGAAAGTGACATCGTCTGATTCGACGAATGCTACCTACTACAAAATTCAGGGATTAATCTCCCGCAAGGAAGGTGTAGTCGATTTCGTGATTGAGTCGTTCCAAAGAGCTTTACGATTGGACCCAAACGACAACGATATCCGGTACGAACTTGGATTGGCGTATCTATTTGCCAAGCGCGGCGGCGACGCATTGGAAACTTTCAAAAAGGTGCATGAACTTGAACCAGGTTTTCCAGGAGTGAATTTTCGTATCGGTCAGTTATTGTATTACAACGCTCGTGGTGATTCTGTGAAGTTAAAAGAGTCGCTCCCCTACTTGGATGCTGCCGCCAAAGAGAATCCCAGTGCCGAAGTGTATCGGTTAATCGGAGAAACCTATGCCCGGTTGAATCGGGTTGCCGAAGCGGAAACTGCGCTGAAAGCTTCGCTTTCCAAGAAGGACGATCCATCGGTTCGAAAGCTTTGTGCTGATTTGTTCATGGTACAGAAGAAATTTGACGTTGCCACCGAATACTGGCGACCATTGGCAGGCACGTCTGATTTTGACGCAGCCCGTTATTTGAAACTGACCGATATGACACAGGCATATTGGGGCCACGATACCACCAAACACCCGGTACTTCTGAATCAATGTGAGTTGTTAAAAAAAGGTTGGGAAACTGACCGGACTAACGCGAATTTGTTGACTCGAATCGGTTTATTATATTACGCCATTGATCAGTATGATTCTGCAATCGTGTGGCTCAAGAAAAAAATCGATAACGAGCCGAACAGTGCTTCTGCTTGGATCAACTTGGGGTATGCATTCAACGGTTTGGAACGGAGTGACGAAGCGATTGCAGCTTTGCGGAAGGGATTAGCTTTAAACGATTCCAGTATTGCCCCCTATCAAGTTATATCCGACATCTTGCAACGACAGAAATTGGAAAAAGATGCGGTGGCCCTGCTCGATTCGCTATCGTCCCGAAAGGATTTTGATTTAAAGTGGTGGATGCGTCTTGCGATGCTGCATTACAACATGAAGCAGTATTCTAAGGCGATACAGACGTTGGAGAAGGCGGACGGAATGTATCCGAATAGCGCCGATGTTTGGGTTTGGATTGGTATCAACCGGTATTCACAATATGCTGCAGAACCGGGAAGAACCGAATTATTGAATCGTACGAAAGAAGCATTCCGCAAGGCGTTGCAGTTTGACCCTGAAAATGCGGATGCAAAGAATTATTTAAATCAACTCAGCAAGTAAGCGCAGCATCTCGCTCGCGTGGTTTCCGTTAGTAAGGAGAACGATCAATGAAGAAGCAGGGAGCCTTCGTCCTTATCGCCGCACTGGTTTGTGTCGTCGTAGGTATTGGTATCTTTTTCGTATTGCCGAAGTTTATTCAGGACGGTGGTCCGGTTGTCGCAATTTTGCTTGCGCTTAACCTGATGATCTGGGTGTTTGTCGTCGAACGGTTGCTCACTCTGAGCA encodes:
- a CDS encoding tetratricopeptide repeat protein; its protein translation is MNRIQIVVSLLLVSLITVSCAGQIDDAYKKREWSNVMKIAQESIAKGDKDGSVYRYLGIAQAATGDTLNAVENLKKAISESKKDGRAVLQLTQIYISQNRIIEAKQIAMDGIKASGKSLDMQAARALALAYTDSISEASSLIWKVTSSDSTNATYYKIQGLISRKEGVVDFVIESFQRALRLDPNDNDIRYELGLAYLFAKRGGDALETFKKVHELEPGFPGVNFRIGQLLYYNARGDSVKLKESLPYLDAAAKENPSAEVYRLIGETYARLNRVAEAETALKASLSKKDDPSVRKLCADLFMVQKKFDVATEYWRPLAGTSDFDAARYLKLTDMTQAYWGHDTTKHPVLLNQCELLKKGWETDRTNANLLTRIGLLYYAIDQYDSAIVWLKKKIDNEPNSASAWINLGYAFNGLERSDEAIAALRKGLALNDSSIAPYQVISDILQRQKLEKDAVALLDSLSSRKDFDLKWWMRLAMLHYNMKQYSKAIQTLEKADGMYPNSADVWVWIGINRYSQYAAEPGRTELLNRTKEAFRKALQFDPENADAKNYLNQLSK